One region of Paraburkholderia acidiphila genomic DNA includes:
- the hpnE gene encoding hydroxysqualene dehydroxylase HpnE, with the protein MPRLVHVIGAGLAGLATAVRLQRRGVQVALYEAASQAGGRCRSYYDHTLSATLDTGNHLVLAGHARTLEYVRTIGAGDALSGPTEPGFAFMDIAARSRWTVRFSRSRMPFWIGDARSRVPGTRAADYLGLLPLLFAKPGRTMAQTMRCEGVLWDRLLHPFFLTALNVEPRVGSAELAGAMLRESLAAGGESFRPLAARGGLSSAFIDPALRMLQHGGAAIRLDSPLREIVYDDAAGRVAALDFPDGRITLAPDEAVVLAVPGAAAAALVPALQAPQRHNAIVTVHYAVPAPPGLVTPMALVNGTAHWLCTAEGRLSATIHDAHGVLDLDPEDVARRVWADVAEAASLPLEPLPAWRVCADARATFAAVPDEEWRRPATRTRWNNLMLAGDWTATGLPATIEGAIRSGRKAAELLLTENLERR; encoded by the coding sequence CCGTGCGGCTTCAGCGGCGCGGCGTGCAGGTGGCGCTCTACGAGGCCGCCAGCCAGGCAGGTGGACGCTGCCGCTCGTACTACGACCACACGCTTTCGGCGACGCTCGACACGGGCAATCATCTGGTGCTGGCGGGGCATGCGCGCACGCTCGAATACGTGCGCACGATCGGTGCTGGTGACGCGCTTTCCGGCCCCACCGAACCGGGCTTCGCGTTCATGGATATCGCGGCGCGCTCTCGCTGGACGGTACGCTTCTCGCGCTCGCGCATGCCGTTCTGGATTGGAGACGCGCGCTCGCGCGTGCCGGGTACGCGCGCCGCTGACTACCTGGGGCTGCTGCCGCTGCTGTTCGCGAAGCCTGGCCGCACGATGGCGCAGACCATGCGCTGCGAAGGCGTGCTGTGGGACCGGCTGCTGCATCCGTTTTTTCTCACGGCGCTCAATGTCGAGCCGCGCGTGGGCAGCGCGGAGCTGGCGGGCGCGATGCTGCGCGAGTCGCTCGCGGCGGGCGGCGAGTCGTTCCGGCCGCTGGCGGCGCGCGGCGGCCTTTCCAGCGCGTTCATCGACCCGGCCTTGCGCATGCTTCAGCACGGCGGCGCGGCGATTCGCCTTGACTCGCCGCTCAGGGAGATCGTGTACGACGACGCGGCGGGCCGTGTCGCCGCACTCGATTTTCCAGACGGGCGTATAACGCTGGCTCCCGACGAAGCCGTGGTGCTGGCCGTGCCCGGTGCGGCCGCCGCCGCGCTCGTGCCGGCGCTCCAGGCGCCGCAGCGCCACAATGCGATCGTCACGGTGCACTACGCCGTGCCGGCGCCACCGGGCCTTGTCACGCCGATGGCGCTCGTCAACGGCACGGCCCACTGGCTGTGCACGGCCGAAGGGCGGCTCTCGGCGACGATCCACGACGCGCACGGCGTGCTCGACCTCGATCCCGAGGATGTCGCGCGCCGCGTGTGGGCCGACGTGGCCGAGGCGGCTTCGCTGCCGCTCGAGCCGCTGCCCGCCTGGCGCGTGTGCGCCGATGCGCGCGCGACCTTCGCCGCGGTGCCCGACGAGGAGTGGCGCCGCCCCGCGACGCGTACGCGCTGGAACAATCTGATGCTTGCAGGCGACTGGACGGCTACCGGTCTGCCCGCGACGATCGAAGGAGCGATCCGCTCGGGCCGCAAGGCCGCCGAGCTGCTCCTGACCGAAAATTTGGAACGTAGATGA
- the shc gene encoding squalene--hopene cyclase: MNDLSQATPTEDLASRLTGADVADAPAVAMPAPAFAGETAAPVAAPLVPLASLDAAVARATDTILADQRADGHWVYELEADATIPAEYVLLVHYLGEEANLELEQKIARYLRRIQLPEGGWPLFTDGAMDVSASVKAYFALKMIGDAEDAEHMVRAREAILAAGGAEQVNVFTRILLALFGVVTWYAVPMMPVEITLLPQWFPFHLSKVSYWARTVIVPLLVLGAKRPVARNPRGVRIDELFRGAPVSVGLNARSPHQSKGWFGFFRAVDGVLRVTDPLFPTYLRQRAIDAAVAFVDERLNGEDGLGAIFPAMANAVMMYDVLGYPADHPHRAIARQSLEKLVTVHTEEAYVQPCLSPVWDTSLAAHALLETGDARAEEAARRGLEWLRPLQILDVRGDWISRREAVRPGGWAFQYANPHYPDVDDTAVVVAAMDRVDKLDNTKTYDAPIARAREWVVGMQSSNGGWGAFEPENTQYYLNNIPFSDHGALLDPPTADVSGRCLSMLAQLGELPAASEHALRAYNYLLDEQEADGSWYGRWGMNYIYGTWTALCALNAAGLAHDDPRMQRAVQWLVQIQNDDGGWGEDGTSYKLEYRGYERATSTASQTAWALLGLMAAGAVDHPAVARGIDYLQKTQQEHGLWDETRFTATGFPRVFYLRYHGYRKFFPLWALARYRNLKRAGVTRVTVGL; encoded by the coding sequence ATGAACGATTTATCCCAAGCCACGCCGACCGAAGACCTCGCCAGCCGCCTCACGGGCGCTGACGTTGCCGACGCGCCGGCCGTGGCGATGCCCGCTCCCGCGTTTGCCGGTGAGACGGCTGCACCGGTCGCCGCACCGCTAGTCCCGCTCGCATCGCTCGACGCCGCCGTCGCGCGCGCGACCGACACGATCCTCGCCGACCAGCGCGCCGATGGCCATTGGGTCTACGAACTCGAAGCCGATGCCACGATTCCGGCCGAATACGTGCTGCTCGTGCATTACCTCGGCGAAGAAGCGAACCTCGAGCTCGAACAGAAGATCGCGCGCTACCTGCGCCGTATCCAGTTGCCGGAAGGCGGCTGGCCGCTCTTCACCGACGGCGCGATGGACGTGAGCGCGAGCGTGAAGGCTTACTTCGCACTCAAGATGATCGGCGACGCCGAAGACGCCGAGCACATGGTGCGCGCGCGCGAGGCGATTCTCGCGGCGGGCGGCGCGGAGCAGGTCAACGTGTTCACGCGCATCCTGCTCGCGCTGTTTGGCGTGGTGACGTGGTACGCAGTCCCGATGATGCCTGTCGAGATCACGTTGCTCCCGCAGTGGTTCCCGTTCCATCTTTCGAAGGTCTCGTACTGGGCGCGCACGGTGATCGTGCCGCTGCTCGTGCTGGGCGCGAAACGCCCGGTCGCGCGCAACCCGCGCGGCGTGCGCATCGACGAGCTGTTCCGCGGTGCGCCGGTGAGCGTGGGCCTGAACGCTCGCTCCCCGCATCAGAGCAAGGGTTGGTTCGGCTTCTTCCGCGCCGTGGACGGCGTGCTGCGCGTGACCGATCCGCTCTTTCCGACTTACCTGCGCCAGCGCGCGATCGACGCCGCGGTGGCGTTCGTGGACGAACGCCTGAACGGCGAGGACGGTCTGGGCGCGATCTTCCCGGCCATGGCCAACGCCGTAATGATGTACGACGTGCTCGGCTATCCCGCCGATCATCCGCATCGCGCCATCGCGCGCCAGTCGCTCGAAAAGCTGGTGACGGTCCACACAGAGGAAGCGTACGTCCAGCCCTGTCTGTCGCCGGTGTGGGATACGTCGCTCGCGGCGCACGCGTTGCTGGAAACGGGCGATGCGCGGGCCGAGGAAGCCGCGCGCCGGGGCCTCGAATGGCTGCGTCCGCTGCAGATTCTCGATGTGCGCGGCGACTGGATTTCGCGTCGCGAGGCGGTGCGTCCGGGCGGCTGGGCGTTCCAGTATGCGAACCCGCACTACCCCGACGTCGACGACACGGCCGTGGTCGTGGCCGCGATGGACCGCGTGGACAAGCTCGACAATACGAAGACCTACGACGCGCCCATCGCCCGCGCGCGCGAATGGGTGGTCGGCATGCAGAGCAGCAACGGCGGCTGGGGCGCGTTCGAGCCGGAAAACACACAGTACTACCTGAACAACATCCCGTTCTCGGACCACGGCGCATTGCTCGATCCGCCGACGGCCGACGTCTCGGGCCGCTGCCTCTCGATGCTCGCGCAACTCGGCGAACTGCCGGCCGCGAGCGAGCACGCGCTGCGTGCGTACAACTACCTGCTCGACGAACAGGAGGCCGACGGCAGCTGGTACGGCCGCTGGGGCATGAACTACATCTACGGCACGTGGACGGCGCTGTGTGCGCTCAACGCGGCCGGCCTCGCGCACGACGACCCGCGCATGCAGCGCGCGGTGCAATGGCTCGTGCAGATCCAGAACGACGACGGTGGCTGGGGCGAAGACGGCACGAGCTACAAGCTCGAATACCGTGGCTACGAGCGCGCCACGAGCACCGCTTCGCAAACGGCGTGGGCGCTGCTCGGCCTGATGGCCGCGGGGGCGGTCGATCATCCCGCGGTCGCGCGCGGTATCGACTATCTGCAAAAGACGCAGCAGGAACATGGCCTCTGGGACGAAACGCGCTTCACGGCCACGGGTTTCCCGCGCGTGTTCTACCTGCGCTACCACGGCTATCGCAAATTCTTCCCGCTGTGGG